The following coding sequences lie in one Haematobia irritans isolate KBUSLIRL chromosome 3, ASM5000362v1, whole genome shotgun sequence genomic window:
- the LOC142230417 gene encoding uncharacterized protein LOC142230417 isoform X2: protein MMDEVVELFKSWGLLNEIISTLIERGINSYFVLEKTEIEDVDLFFDKVDEKYFGERIKFKAGLREWRKQKNIPFICDQDTLSVNSRILNWLEKLSQDVSISKSRECTPCQSASSENSTSYNLVELLKKTVKGQLVLTYQEKNGCLDSRNQTSLTHCIVDNYIASGRKMQYSEMRRWANEISKVFPKETPEFYFMERKKGKKNPSGKLFSRWANTIKLENKTFPTTQESDVDDVDGDAFEKKCCLANNCTPWEKVKQFWLDTWCLRSKYKGSLSNLLADWPRYNDFQGYELVDIDFDRMHPGMGNRLFLKLDSFKKKILPVLATEVKDQASRELLLSKLGEKNLSNDSIYAVVLLLLHAVLQPQRLTKTHKPTIADAQSEFIMLVTTPNDVMPTIETNIQEYASRKQSLQPHIIAVGEDISNMSAFYVYCDGLKWKCSTLMKCVDVIIKLSYVFQIGYSHNSKQVWVFLEQYFFELKSEDFPSVSNLLSKLDK, encoded by the exons AT GATGGATGAAGTAGTGGAACTTTTTAAATCTTGGGGCTTGTTGAATGAAATAATATCAACTTTGATTGAGCGTGGAATTAATTCCTATTTCGTGCTCGAGAAAACCGAAATTGAAGATGTTGACTTGTTTTTTGATAAAGTGGATGAGAAATATTTCGGAGAGCGTATAAAGTTTAAGGCAGGTTTGAGGGAGTGGcggaaacaaaaaaacattccaTTCATTTGTGACCAAGACACTTTATCGGTGAACTCCAGAATTCTCAATTGGCTTGAAAAACTGTCACAAGATGTGTCAATTTCTAAATCAAGAGAATGCACTCCATGCCAATCTGCTTCTTCTGAAAATTCGACCTCTTACAATCTTGTTGAGTtgttgaaaaaaacagtgaaaggACAACTTGTGTTGACTTACCAAGAAAAGAATGGCTGCTTGGATAGCAGAAATCAAACATCTTTAACTCATTGTATTGTGGATAATTATATTGCTTCTGGTCGTAAAATGCAATATTCCGAAATGAGGCGGTGGGCGAATGAAATTTCCAAAGTATTTCCTAAAGAAACCCCA gaaTTCTACTTTATGGAGAGAAAAAAAGGGAAAAAGAATCCCAGCGGAAAATTGTTCTCGCGTTGGGCCAACACCATCAAAttagaaaacaaaacttttccTACTACACAAGAATCTGATGTAGATGATGTTGATG GTGAtgcattcgaaaaaaaatgttgccttgCTAATAACTGCACTCCTTGGGAAAAAGTTAAACAATTTTGGTTGGATACATGGTGTTTAAGAAGCAAATATAAGGGCTCTCTTTCGAATTTACTGGCAGATTGGCCACGCTACAATGATTTTCAGGGCTATGAATTG GTTGACATTGATTTTGATAGAATGCATCCAGGTATGGGCAACCGGCTATTTTTGAAGTTGGACagcttcaagaaaaaaatactcCCTGTCTTAGCAACAGAAGTTAAAGACCAAGCCAGTCGAGAGCTTTTACTTTCGAAACttggtgaaaaaaatttatcaaatg attctATATATGCTGTTGTTTTGTTGCTGCTCCATGCTGTTCTTCAACCACAACGTCTGACCAAAACCCATAAACCAACAATTGCTGACGCCCAATCAGAGTTTATAATGCTTGTAACTACACCGAACGATGTTATGCCGACAATTGAAACTAACATTCAAGAGTACGCGAGCAGAAAACAGTCATTGCAGCCTCACATTATTGCGGTAGGTGAAGATATTTCAAATATGTCAGCTTTTTATGTGTACTGCGACGGGCTCAAATGGAAGTGCTCCactttaatgaaatgtgtcgaCGTTATAATTAAGTTAAGTTATGTATTTCAAATTGGTTATTCCCATAATAGCAAGCAAGTGTGGGtatttttagagcaatatttttttgaacTGAAGTCTGAAGATTTTCCTTCCGTATCAAATTTGCTTAGCAAATTAGACAAATAA
- the LOC142230417 gene encoding uncharacterized protein LOC142230417 isoform X1 — translation MPALACDKVSRMDEVVELFKSWGLLNEIISTLIERGINSYFVLEKTEIEDVDLFFDKVDEKYFGERIKFKAGLREWRKQKNIPFICDQDTLSVNSRILNWLEKLSQDVSISKSRECTPCQSASSENSTSYNLVELLKKTVKGQLVLTYQEKNGCLDSRNQTSLTHCIVDNYIASGRKMQYSEMRRWANEISKVFPKETPEFYFMERKKGKKNPSGKLFSRWANTIKLENKTFPTTQESDVDDVDGDAFEKKCCLANNCTPWEKVKQFWLDTWCLRSKYKGSLSNLLADWPRYNDFQGYELVDIDFDRMHPGMGNRLFLKLDSFKKKILPVLATEVKDQASRELLLSKLGEKNLSNDSIYAVVLLLLHAVLQPQRLTKTHKPTIADAQSEFIMLVTTPNDVMPTIETNIQEYASRKQSLQPHIIAVGEDISNMSAFYVYCDGLKWKCSTLMKCVDVIIKLSYVFQIGYSHNSKQVWVFLEQYFFELKSEDFPSVSNLLSKLDK, via the exons atgcCAGCGTTGGcttgtgacaaagtttctaG GATGGATGAAGTAGTGGAACTTTTTAAATCTTGGGGCTTGTTGAATGAAATAATATCAACTTTGATTGAGCGTGGAATTAATTCCTATTTCGTGCTCGAGAAAACCGAAATTGAAGATGTTGACTTGTTTTTTGATAAAGTGGATGAGAAATATTTCGGAGAGCGTATAAAGTTTAAGGCAGGTTTGAGGGAGTGGcggaaacaaaaaaacattccaTTCATTTGTGACCAAGACACTTTATCGGTGAACTCCAGAATTCTCAATTGGCTTGAAAAACTGTCACAAGATGTGTCAATTTCTAAATCAAGAGAATGCACTCCATGCCAATCTGCTTCTTCTGAAAATTCGACCTCTTACAATCTTGTTGAGTtgttgaaaaaaacagtgaaaggACAACTTGTGTTGACTTACCAAGAAAAGAATGGCTGCTTGGATAGCAGAAATCAAACATCTTTAACTCATTGTATTGTGGATAATTATATTGCTTCTGGTCGTAAAATGCAATATTCCGAAATGAGGCGGTGGGCGAATGAAATTTCCAAAGTATTTCCTAAAGAAACCCCA gaaTTCTACTTTATGGAGAGAAAAAAAGGGAAAAAGAATCCCAGCGGAAAATTGTTCTCGCGTTGGGCCAACACCATCAAAttagaaaacaaaacttttccTACTACACAAGAATCTGATGTAGATGATGTTGATG GTGAtgcattcgaaaaaaaatgttgccttgCTAATAACTGCACTCCTTGGGAAAAAGTTAAACAATTTTGGTTGGATACATGGTGTTTAAGAAGCAAATATAAGGGCTCTCTTTCGAATTTACTGGCAGATTGGCCACGCTACAATGATTTTCAGGGCTATGAATTG GTTGACATTGATTTTGATAGAATGCATCCAGGTATGGGCAACCGGCTATTTTTGAAGTTGGACagcttcaagaaaaaaatactcCCTGTCTTAGCAACAGAAGTTAAAGACCAAGCCAGTCGAGAGCTTTTACTTTCGAAACttggtgaaaaaaatttatcaaatg attctATATATGCTGTTGTTTTGTTGCTGCTCCATGCTGTTCTTCAACCACAACGTCTGACCAAAACCCATAAACCAACAATTGCTGACGCCCAATCAGAGTTTATAATGCTTGTAACTACACCGAACGATGTTATGCCGACAATTGAAACTAACATTCAAGAGTACGCGAGCAGAAAACAGTCATTGCAGCCTCACATTATTGCGGTAGGTGAAGATATTTCAAATATGTCAGCTTTTTATGTGTACTGCGACGGGCTCAAATGGAAGTGCTCCactttaatgaaatgtgtcgaCGTTATAATTAAGTTAAGTTATGTATTTCAAATTGGTTATTCCCATAATAGCAAGCAAGTGTGGGtatttttagagcaatatttttttgaacTGAAGTCTGAAGATTTTCCTTCCGTATCAAATTTGCTTAGCAAATTAGACAAATAA
- the LOC142230416 gene encoding uncharacterized protein LOC142230416, with amino-acid sequence MPKFACYLCHKCHLTSVLLITHLKKHHGLPPISKFVCNEQNCNQIFHNIYRFQKHLGKHKTECTSPENNVLNQALVPQEISTPLEHPEECQLTCLSNFKNSILAFTLELHNYPHFSRKDILNIQKAITERITVPIAEMINPLIQRNENAHLTKEIMQNISEPFLNVSSEYKFLKELENLKLFKHPQKYVISNDLSGIVLNNNPTLTSAKTEIVLADIPFQIKKFFESEGVWEIMLANVEVMSKFNTYYSFINGDFWKSVNGDEQKIIVPLFLYMDDFEINDPLGSKSCQQKICGIYYTFPTIPKHQAARLMNVFVCGFVKCTDLYECGLNVALTPLIDIFKKLYIDGLNIETGDKHYKIYIQLVQILGDNLGLNTALGYSNSFSSYSFCRVCKRNKNETRIDCIEYSNSLRNKINYELDIALNVPTTTGVKNNSIFNSLPYFHVTDNISCDIMHDLFSGICKYNFSKILHYFIYEKKFFTLETFNYRKQMFQYGETEIGNVCPAVTKNHIKSSNFKMSAKQMKTFSHFVLLMIGDLVEPNDSVYKFLILFIKIIDCLLLPNFDNDALNKLQLLIEEHNKLYQSLFNDTLKPKHHNLVHYPTIIKKLGPLRYLWSFRFEAEHQIHKKYARSTTSRVNVPLSLGIKSSIRFANSILNNTFFQPDFAFENILPIEKDNSYVTSLNLSDLNSYTRTNSVIFRGKSFKIGHIVSVTNENFFIYEICDFLIKENNVSIVVKNHVCIHFSERFQSYLVGSETQNYTVINFDSLDGPPIHFYLLNNGLKVIRAKKIWKT; translated from the coding sequence ATGCCCAAATTTGCTTGCTATTTGTGTCATAAATGCCACTTAACATCGGTTTTACTTATAACCCATTTAAAAAAACACCATGGACTTCCACccatatcaaaatttgtttgcaatgaaCAAAACTGTaatcaaatatttcataacATATATAGATTTCAGAAACACTTAGGAAAACATAAAACAGAGTGTACTTCCCCTGAAAATAATGTTCTGAATCAAGCATTAGTTCCACAAGAAATTTCTACACCTTTAGAACATCCTGAAGAGTGTCAACTTACATGtctatcaaatttcaaaaattcaattctTGCATTTACCCTTGAGCTTCACAATTATCCACATTTCTCCAGGAAAGACATACTAAATATTCAAAAAGCTATAACAGAGCGTATTACAGTACCAATAGCTGAAATGATAAATCCTTTAATTCAAAGGAATGAAAATGCACACCTAACGAAAGAAATAATGCAAAATATATCTGAGCCATTTCTAAATGTGAGTTCTGAGtataaatttcttaaagaattggaaaatttgaaactttttaAACATCCGCAAAAATATGTTATAAGCAATGATTTATCTGGAATAGTTTTAAACAATAATCCAACTTTGACAAGCGCTAAGACAGAAATAGTACTGGCTGACATTcctttccaaattaaaaaattttttgaaagtgaAGGTGTCTGGGAAATAATGCTAGCTAATGTTGAggtcatgtcaaaatttaatacttATTATAGCTTTATAAATGGAGATTTTTGGAAAAGTGTAAATGGTGATGAACAAAAGATTATAGTACCACTTTTTTTGTACATGGACGATTTTGAGATCAATGATCCTTTAGGCTCGAAATCCTGCCAACAGAAGATATGTGGAATATATTACACTTTCCCAAcaattccaaaacatcaagctgCCAGGCTCATGAATGTATTTGTATGCGGATTTGTAAAATGTACAGATTTATACGAATGTGGTTTAAATGTTGCCCTCACTCCATTAatagacatttttaaaaaattatatattgatgGTTTGAATATAGAAACGGGTGATAAACATTACAAAATCTATATCCAGCTTGTTCAGATTTTAGGTGATAATTTAGGCCTCAACACAGCGTTAGGATATAGTAATTCATTTTCATCATACTCTTTTTGTAGGGTATGTAAACGAAATAAGAACGAGACACGCATTGATTGTATCGAATATTCCAAttctttaagaaataaaattaattatgaacttgatattgcATTAAATGTCCCCACTACAACTGGTGTTAAAAACAATTCTATATTCAATTCTCTTCCATATTTTCATGTCACCGATAACATATCATGCGATATCATGCATGATTTATTCAGTGgtatatgtaaatataatttttcaaaaattttacactACTTTatatacgaaaaaaaatttttcactttgGAAACTTTTAATTATCGCAAGCAAATGTTTCAATATGGCGAAACAGAAATTGGTAATGTTTGTCCCGCTGtaacaaaaaatcatataaaaagcTCTAATTTTAAAATGAGCGCTAAGCAAATGAAAACTTTTTCCCATTTTGTACTACTTATGATTGGCGATCTTGTCGAACCAAATGATTCTGTTTATAAGTTTTTAAtccttttcattaaaataattgaTTGTCTATTATTACCAAATTTTGATAATGACGCATTAAATAAGCTTCAACTATTGATTGAAGAGCACAACAAACTATATCAAAGTTTGTTTAATGATACTTTGAAACCTAAACATCATAACCTTGTACATTACCCCACTATTATTAAGAAATTAGGACCACTGAGATACCTATGGTCGTTTAGATTTGAGGCAGAACaccaaatacataaaaaatatgcaCGAAGTACAACGTCCAGAGTAAATGTTCCTCTATCCCTAGGAATAAAATCATCAATAAGATTTGCTAACTCAATTTTAAACAATACCTTTTTTcaacccgattttgcttttgaaaacaTACTTCCTATTGAAAAAGATAATTCTTATGTTACATCATtaaatttatccgatttgaattcatataccaGAACAAACAGCGTTATTTTCAGgggaaaatcatttaaaattggACACATTGTTTCAGTAACTAacgagaatttttttatttatgaaatatgtgattttttaatcaaagaaAATAATGTCAGTATTGtagttaaaaatcatgtatgtaTACATTTTTCGGAGAGATTTCAATCATATTTAGTTGGTTCTGAGACACAAAATTACACAGTTATCAACTTTGATTCCTTAGATGGACCGCCCATACATTTTTACCTCTTAAATAATGGATTAAAAGTTATAAGAgccaaaaaaatatggaaaacatga
- the Mks1 gene encoding Meckel syndrome, type 1 produces MFTNSHPKHTGIYSIKDGKIDNLYIKIYLRCINTLLKLPKYEIHKYVAKEPEKKKSHVTESRPTTTNDDNGNDCTIVTLKWQQKVFSRAECELYKDLKNCATEQQKKYHQILKEEERTQAVKEKKLQRKKRNRKLSKLTTTRESEHEENGETHLIFTYIQDDGYEPKEMDAISGILKEYHFTEPYEVMYVYASLNPDTQILQLTWYRDQNLLLIYPDFNNFQLDPYHIELDTDYRHLYAYGIEDASHKLVTENDDEFFYLPELSSISHWRCDDELSKIFSMPPKRTQRTTIFFTIEDIRGFENDNIHVRYRIHLPPYTILEEGLLEASTHSASENNSQKSSIHIGYAWQLTVLCEEQFDPSHCLKIYFELISIDSWLRERNEGYCHYSIRLLKPLHHNIQLQCIRPVDSFLESLNRHFIGGRRKFNYIRFVGDDKESDNGDSGVHSRYGLRMRNSGQMQLSCHILTQRNCELLNPCANRTSGMTLDDIMMAYKEARRRLEAISFK; encoded by the coding sequence atgtttacaaattctcATCCAAAACATACGggaatatattcaattaaagatGGCAAAATCGATAATCTTTATATCAAAATATACTTACGGTGTATAAATACACTattaaaattaccaaaatatgaaatacACAAATATGTTGCCAAAGAACCGGAGAAGAAGAAATCCCATGTCACAGAGTCcagaccaacaacaacaaacgatGACAATGGGAATGATTGTACCATTGTAACATTAAAGTGGCAACAGAAAGTTTTTAGTAGAGCTGAATGTGAACTTTATAAGGACCTTAAGAATTGTGCTACTGAACAACAAAAGAAATATCATCAAATATTAAAGGAAGAGGAACGTACTCAGGCAGTCAAAGAAAAGAAGCTGCAACGAAAAAAAcgcaatagaaaattgtcaaagttgACAACAACACGAGAAAGTGAGCATGAGGAAAATGGGGAAACCCATTTGATATTTACGTATATTCAAGATGATGGCTATGAACCCAAGGAAATGGATGCAATATCGGGTATATTGAAGGAATATCATTTTACTGAACCCTATGaagttatgtatgtatatgccTCCCTTAATCCGGATACACAAATATTGCAATTAACCTGGTATCGGGATCAGAACTTACTCTTGATCTATCcagattttaataattttcaattggaTCCATATCATATCGAATTGGATACAGATTATCGACATTTATATGCATATGGTATAGAGGATGCCTCCCACAAATTAGTAACGGAAAACGACGATGAATTTTTCTACTTACCCGAATTATCATCTATATCTCATTGGCGTTGTGACGATGAgctttcgaaaatattttctatgccaCCAAAAAGAACACAACGTACTACGATATTTTTTACCATAGAAGATATTCGAGGATTTGAGAACGATAATATTCATGTACGCTATAGAATCCACTTGCCCCCATATACAATACTCGAAGAAGGCCTATTAGAGGCTTCTACACATTCTGCATCGGAAAATAATTCCCAAAAATCTTCGATTCACATTGGGTACGCTTGGCAATTGACTGTATTATGTGAGGAACAATTTGACCCCTCACATTGCTTGAAAATCTATTTTGAACTAATCTCTATTGATTCGTGGCTACGGGAAAGAAATGAAGGTTATTGCCATTATTCGATTCGCCTATTAAAGCCACTGCATCATAATATACAATTGCAATGCATACGTCCAGTGGATTCATTTCTAGAATCGTTAAACCGTCATTTTATTGGTGGCCGTCGAAAATTCAATTATATTCGTTTTGTAGGCGATGACAAAGAAAGCGATAATGGTGATAGTGGTGTCCATAGTCGTTATGGTCTACGTATGAGAAATTCAGGACAAATGCAGTTAAGTTGTCATATACTGACACAGCGAAATTGTGAGTTATTAAATCCTTGTGCTAATCGTACAAGTGGCATGACTCTGGATGATATTATGATGGCATATAAGGAAGCACGTAGACGTTTGGAAGCGATTAGTTTTAAATAA